In Parasphingorhabdus halotolerans, a single window of DNA contains:
- a CDS encoding alpha/beta hydrolase family protein, with protein MTEKDGGQEHRDHAPAPAYPKPAYWLAILGLLIILCGGALAHFIRSADGVSVEDIRFSGTDGKTMSALLYVPQGATRENPAPGILAVHGYINSRETQDGFAIEFARRGYVVLSLDQTGHGYSDGPAFSNGFGGPDGLRYLRALPMVDKNNIGLEGHSMGGWTILAAAAEMPDAYKSMVLQGSSTGAPFAQEGSPQWPRNLALVFSRYDEFSKIMWGMDRAVDTPQSPKLQVVFGTQSTINEGKLYGSIADGTARVLHQPGTTHPGNHFSRESIDKASDWFAKTLEGGTPRPASDQIWYWKEFGTGIGLIGFVMLMLGVFDILIRAKPFAAIRNTPSQTTISPTPISRDRKWWRMFALSTALPALIFFPAFIAAGLGLPASSILPQAVTTQVMVWALLSAGLTLLLNRFGPATTSSRSASWLHSIVIAVLSVAAAYLALRLVDRLFHTDLRLWVVAIKWPSLSQWGIAAIYVIPLTAAFLVTLRPLTGYFLVDGDSNRRRYATGIALLASGFAILLGTIYGIFFATGVLITSLDPLSTVIALQFVPMLTAMAIITIFCWHRTGSHRPGALIAGIFVTLYVVAGTATQV; from the coding sequence ATGACCGAAAAAGATGGTGGGCAAGAGCATCGGGACCACGCTCCGGCGCCAGCTTACCCCAAACCAGCCTATTGGCTCGCCATTCTCGGCTTGCTAATCATCCTTTGTGGCGGCGCTCTGGCGCATTTCATCCGATCCGCCGACGGCGTTTCGGTCGAGGATATACGTTTCTCCGGCACGGATGGCAAAACCATGAGCGCCCTGCTCTATGTTCCGCAAGGCGCGACCAGAGAAAACCCGGCTCCCGGCATATTGGCGGTGCATGGTTATATAAATTCGCGTGAAACCCAGGATGGCTTTGCGATTGAATTTGCGCGGCGGGGCTATGTCGTGCTCTCGCTCGACCAGACCGGCCACGGCTATAGCGATGGCCCGGCCTTCTCCAATGGTTTTGGCGGCCCGGATGGTTTGCGGTATTTGCGTGCCCTGCCGATGGTCGACAAAAACAATATCGGCCTGGAAGGCCATAGCATGGGCGGCTGGACGATCCTTGCCGCCGCCGCAGAAATGCCAGATGCTTATAAATCAATGGTCTTGCAGGGCTCATCAACCGGCGCGCCGTTTGCGCAGGAAGGCAGCCCGCAATGGCCCCGCAATCTGGCATTGGTGTTCAGCCGCTATGACGAATTTTCCAAAATCATGTGGGGCATGGACCGGGCGGTGGATACGCCGCAAAGCCCCAAATTGCAGGTCGTCTTTGGCACGCAGTCTACCATCAACGAAGGCAAGCTCTACGGCTCGATTGCCGATGGCACCGCCCGCGTACTGCATCAACCCGGCACCACCCATCCCGGCAATCATTTCTCCCGCGAATCGATCGACAAGGCTAGCGACTGGTTTGCCAAAACATTGGAAGGCGGAACACCGCGCCCCGCCAGCGACCAGATCTGGTACTGGAAAGAATTCGGCACCGGCATCGGGCTGATCGGCTTTGTGATGCTGATGCTCGGCGTGTTCGATATCCTGATCCGCGCCAAGCCATTTGCCGCGATCAGAAACACGCCATCCCAAACCACCATATCGCCAACCCCCATATCCCGGGACCGCAAATGGTGGCGGATGTTCGCGCTCAGCACCGCCCTGCCCGCGCTGATTTTCTTCCCCGCCTTTATCGCTGCGGGATTGGGATTGCCGGCATCGTCCATCTTGCCACAGGCCGTCACCACGCAGGTCATGGTCTGGGCGCTGCTCTCAGCCGGATTGACCCTGCTGCTCAACCGCTTTGGCCCCGCTACGACTTCCAGCCGATCTGCCTCATGGCTCCATTCCATCGTCATCGCGGTCCTTTCCGTAGCCGCCGCCTATCTCGCGCTCCGGCTGGTCGACCGCCTGTTCCACACCGACCTGCGGCTTTGGGTCGTCGCGATTAAATGGCCCAGCCTCAGCCAATGGGGCATTGCCGCGATTTACGTCATTCCCCTGACCGCAGCCTTCCTGGTCACCCTGCGCCCGCTCACCGGCTATTTCCTTGTCGATGGCGACAGCAACCGGCGGCGGTATGCCACGGGCATCGCGCTGCTCGCATCCGGCTTTGCGATATTGCTTGGCACAATCTACGGCATATTCTTCGCCACCGGCGTCCTCATCACCAGCCTTGACCCGCTCAGCACCGTGATTGCGCTGCAATTTGTTCCGATGCTCACCGCAATGGCGATTATCACGATATTCTGCTGGCACCGCACCGGCAGCCACCGGCCCGGCGCGCTGATTGCCGGAATTTTCGTAACCCTCTATGTTGTCGCGGGCACCGCCACCCAGGTTTAG
- the trpS gene encoding tryptophan--tRNA ligase, which yields MRTVSGIQPTGNLHLGNYLGAIKNWVTMQDEGEALYFLADLHAITVPGDAKELSANSREMAAALLASGVDPKKSILFNQARVPGHAELAWMLFCSTPMGWLDRMTQFKEKSGKHKQRSSLGLYGYPVLQAADVLIYQATHVPVGEDQKQHLELARDIAAKFNGDTGNETFTLPEPFIGKTAARIMSLRDGNAKMSKSDPSDLSRINMTDDDETIARKFKKAKTDPEPLPDNLAALEGRAEAANLVAIYAALADISAEDVLAEYAGKGFGDFKPALADLAVSKLSPIRNRFDELRKDEAAIDAVLRDGAERASALAQPTVDAAYAALGLLRG from the coding sequence ATGAGAACAGTATCCGGCATTCAGCCCACAGGTAATCTCCATCTCGGCAATTATCTCGGCGCGATCAAAAACTGGGTGACCATGCAGGACGAGGGCGAAGCACTCTATTTCCTCGCCGATCTCCACGCGATTACCGTTCCCGGCGATGCAAAAGAACTCAGCGCGAACAGCCGCGAGATGGCAGCTGCGTTGCTGGCGTCTGGCGTTGATCCCAAGAAATCTATCCTGTTCAACCAGGCCCGAGTTCCCGGACATGCCGAACTGGCATGGATGCTATTCTGTTCGACGCCGATGGGCTGGCTCGACCGGATGACACAGTTCAAGGAAAAATCCGGCAAGCACAAACAGCGCAGCTCGCTGGGTCTTTATGGCTATCCTGTGCTTCAGGCCGCCGATGTACTGATCTATCAAGCCACCCATGTGCCGGTCGGCGAGGACCAGAAACAGCATCTGGAACTCGCCCGCGATATTGCAGCCAAGTTTAACGGTGATACGGGCAACGAGACATTCACGCTGCCAGAGCCGTTTATCGGCAAGACCGCAGCGCGGATTATGTCGCTGCGCGATGGCAATGCCAAGATGAGCAAGTCCGACCCGTCCGACCTGTCGCGCATCAACATGACCGATGATGACGAGACGATTGCGCGCAAGTTCAAGAAGGCCAAGACCGATCCCGAACCACTGCCCGACAATCTTGCTGCGCTGGAAGGCCGGGCGGAGGCTGCCAATCTGGTCGCCATATATGCCGCGCTCGCCGACATCAGCGCCGAAGACGTACTCGCCGAATATGCCGGGAAAGGCTTTGGTGATTTCAAACCGGCGCTGGCTGATCTGGCGGTGAGCAAGCTTTCCCCGATCCGCAATCGTTTCGATGAACTGCGCAAAGACGAAGCGGCGATTGATGCCGTGCTGCGGGACGGCGCAGAGCGAGCCAGCGCCTTGGCCCAGCCGACGGTTGATGCAGCCTATGCAGCGTTGGGCTTGCTCCGGGGGTAA
- the murJ gene encoding murein biosynthesis integral membrane protein MurJ: protein MSLIKNTGTIAGFTIISRIFGFVRDMLLARVLGAGLAADAYQLAFTLPNTFRRLFAEGAFSVAFIPMYSRRLEDEDGEARAQEFADDVLSIFIWILLGFSALAMLAMPLIVYGLASEFQNEPGKFELAVFLSRMTFPYLFFISLVAMLSGLLNARSRFAPGAIAPVLFNFTLISGIIIGYYARGSSDNDVIVVQILSAAVALSGLVQLIYLWWAVKRAGVKLQVKRPRLTPEVKRLGIVILPATFGAGIYQISQFVDTFFATSLPQGSLTLLKMADRLNQMPLGIVGIALGTAILPMLSRHIQSGNQALAQRLQTDAFEMATLLTLPAAAALAVCAPAFTNAFFVGGKFTLADGAIMSNIVVALVAGLPAYVIIKILVPGFFARSDTRTPVYTALASLIVNIGLNIYVVMYAGYGIVGLAAATAASATLNCILLYTMLHRRGYFHFTAALGSRIFRQAIATAIMASVLWLLMQWLGPNFSADAWSRVWSLITLVVIGGGVYAVAGFTVGAVDKARITALIKRKPIAAQENEA from the coding sequence ATGAGCCTGATCAAAAACACCGGCACGATTGCCGGTTTCACGATCATCAGCCGGATATTCGGTTTTGTCCGTGATATGCTGCTCGCCCGCGTTCTGGGCGCGGGGCTGGCAGCGGATGCCTATCAACTTGCCTTCACGCTACCCAATACGTTCCGGCGGCTTTTTGCCGAAGGCGCGTTTTCGGTCGCATTTATCCCGATGTACAGCCGCCGTCTTGAGGATGAAGACGGCGAAGCACGCGCGCAGGAATTTGCCGACGATGTGCTGTCGATCTTCATCTGGATATTGCTGGGATTTTCGGCGCTCGCCATGCTGGCAATGCCGCTTATTGTTTACGGCCTCGCCAGCGAATTTCAGAATGAACCCGGTAAATTTGAACTGGCAGTGTTCCTTAGCCGGATGACATTCCCCTATCTGTTTTTCATCAGTCTGGTGGCGATGTTATCAGGCTTGCTTAATGCGCGATCCCGCTTCGCGCCAGGAGCAATAGCGCCGGTTTTGTTCAACTTCACCCTGATCAGCGGAATTATTATCGGTTATTATGCCCGCGGAAGCAGCGATAATGACGTAATAGTCGTCCAGATTTTAAGCGCTGCTGTTGCTCTCTCGGGCCTCGTCCAGCTTATTTATCTCTGGTGGGCGGTCAAACGGGCTGGCGTGAAATTGCAGGTAAAACGCCCGCGCCTGACGCCGGAAGTCAAACGGCTCGGCATTGTCATCCTGCCCGCCACATTCGGGGCAGGCATTTACCAGATCAGCCAGTTTGTCGATACGTTCTTCGCCACGTCTCTGCCGCAGGGTTCACTGACTTTGCTGAAAATGGCCGACCGGCTGAACCAGATGCCGCTGGGTATAGTCGGTATTGCGCTGGGCACGGCGATCCTGCCGATGCTGTCCCGCCATATCCAGTCGGGCAATCAAGCGCTGGCACAGCGTCTACAGACCGACGCCTTTGAAATGGCAACATTACTGACCTTGCCCGCCGCTGCCGCGCTAGCCGTATGCGCGCCTGCTTTTACCAATGCCTTTTTTGTCGGCGGAAAATTCACACTAGCTGATGGCGCGATTATGTCGAATATTGTGGTCGCGCTGGTTGCCGGCCTGCCTGCCTATGTCATCATCAAAATTCTGGTTCCCGGTTTTTTCGCGCGCAGCGATACCCGCACGCCGGTTTATACAGCGCTTGCATCTTTGATCGTGAATATCGGGCTTAACATATATGTTGTGATGTATGCCGGTTACGGGATTGTCGGTCTGGCCGCAGCAACAGCGGCCTCTGCAACGCTCAACTGCATATTGCTTTATACTATGTTGCACCGGCGCGGATATTTCCATTTTACCGCAGCGCTGGGTTCGCGCATTTTCCGGCAAGCGATTGCCACTGCAATAATGGCGAGCGTATTATGGCTGCTCATGCAATGGCTTGGTCCGAATTTTTCCGCTGATGCATGGTCGCGCGTGTGGTCGCTTATCACGCTGGTTGTAATTGGCGGAGGCGTTTATGCGGTGGCCGGTTTCACTGTCGGCGCGGTAGACAAGGCGCGGATCACGGCGCTGATCAAGCGCAAACCGATTGCGGCGCAGGAGAATGAAGCATGA
- the secB gene encoding protein-export chaperone SecB, which translates to MAEENGNITTPDPAVNGADTAPQIGVISQYVKDLSVENPNAPDVYQWEAQPQIDVQFNIGSSPISDEVHEVELKIEVKAEAEQGVAFSVELLYCGLFGMRNVSEDQAHPFLFAEAPRLLFPFARAIISDAVRDAGFQPLMLEPIDFTALYMQQREAQAAAATEAGDQPVGNA; encoded by the coding sequence ATGGCTGAAGAAAACGGCAATATCACCACTCCTGATCCAGCGGTAAATGGCGCGGATACAGCACCGCAAATTGGCGTGATTTCACAATATGTGAAGGATCTGTCGGTTGAAAACCCCAATGCGCCCGATGTCTATCAGTGGGAAGCGCAGCCACAGATTGATGTGCAATTTAATATCGGATCATCGCCAATATCGGATGAGGTCCACGAAGTGGAACTCAAGATCGAAGTGAAAGCAGAAGCTGAGCAAGGCGTCGCCTTCTCGGTCGAGCTTCTCTATTGCGGCCTGTTCGGGATGCGCAACGTGTCTGAAGATCAAGCCCATCCGTTTCTTTTTGCAGAAGCGCCGCGACTGTTATTCCCGTTTGCCCGCGCGATAATTTCAGATGCCGTGCGCGATGCCGGTTTCCAGCCGCTGATGCTGGAGCCGATTGATTTCACCGCGCTCTATATGCAGCAGCGTGAAGCGCAAGCGGCAGCTGCGACAGAAGCCGGAGATCAACCGGTTGGTAACGCGTAA
- a CDS encoding Tim44/TimA family putative adaptor protein, with translation MNVTVEIIVLAMVAAFLGLRLYSVLGKRTGHEQEHTPRSIEPKANDRRPLEDAKPHVPDIAPAPSAKPVMVYESGAESGMRDILAADRNFDVGRFVEGAKAAYGMILEAFWKGDRDELKILCDDDIYASFDAAISDRDAKGEVLENRLVRIEDARISEAEMEGRTARITVRFDADIASVVKDKDGTLIGGSLSDAVETHDVWTFSRDLSSSDPNWVLDETDEA, from the coding sequence ATGAATGTGACAGTCGAAATTATAGTGTTGGCGATGGTAGCGGCCTTTCTGGGACTGCGCCTCTATTCCGTGCTCGGCAAGCGCACAGGGCACGAGCAGGAGCATACGCCGCGTAGCATAGAGCCAAAAGCAAATGACCGGCGTCCGTTGGAAGATGCCAAGCCGCATGTGCCCGATATTGCGCCTGCACCGTCGGCAAAACCGGTGATGGTTTATGAATCCGGAGCCGAATCAGGCATGCGCGATATATTGGCAGCAGACCGCAATTTTGATGTCGGTCGTTTTGTTGAAGGCGCGAAAGCGGCTTACGGCATGATTCTGGAAGCCTTCTGGAAGGGTGATCGCGACGAACTGAAAATCCTTTGCGACGATGATATTTATGCCAGTTTTGATGCAGCCATTTCGGATCGCGATGCCAAAGGCGAAGTTCTCGAAAACCGTCTGGTGCGGATTGAGGATGCGCGTATTTCTGAGGCCGAGATGGAAGGACGCACAGCGCGTATCACCGTGCGTTTTGATGCTGATATTGCCTCCGTCGTAAAAGACAAAGACGGTACGCTGATTGGCGGATCATTGTCCGATGCTGTTGAAACGCATGATGTGTGGACTTTCAGCCGCGATCTTTCCAGCTCTGATCCTAACTGGGTTCTCGACGAAACCGATGAAGCCTGA